The following proteins are encoded in a genomic region of Deltaproteobacteria bacterium:
- a CDS encoding response regulator: MIQAQAQLVQAQKMESIGRLTGGVAHDFNNLLGIITGYCELSLADLKKDDPLRENLKEIQEAGKRATTLTSQLLAFSRKQVLQPAVFSLNNILGEANRLLQRIMGEDIQILTVPAPDLWLVRADPHQMEQIIFNFASNARDAMPYGGKLTLETQNVALDEQYAAHHPEVKAGSYVMMAVSDNGLGMDAKTLSQIFEPFFTTKEKGKGTGLGLSMVYGIVKQSGGHIAAYSEPGKGTSFKIYLPRVEGEKQETAPVGKTPPASLAGSETVMVVEDEEKLRKFIGRVLREKGYTVLEAPSGQEALRMSESFPKPVALLVTDVILRGLSGPQTAERLIIERPDMKVLYISGYTDNAIVHHGVLEEGTNFLQKPFTPEALARKVREVLETTSHQFLEE, encoded by the coding sequence TTGATCCAAGCCCAGGCCCAACTCGTTCAGGCCCAGAAAATGGAATCGATCGGGAGGCTGACCGGCGGGGTCGCCCACGATTTCAACAACCTCTTGGGCATCATCACCGGTTATTGCGAGTTGTCATTGGCGGATTTGAAAAAGGATGATCCGTTGCGAGAAAACCTGAAGGAAATTCAAGAGGCGGGAAAGCGCGCGACAACGCTGACAAGCCAGCTCCTGGCCTTCAGCCGGAAGCAGGTGCTCCAACCCGCCGTGTTCAGCTTGAACAATATCCTGGGGGAGGCCAACCGACTGCTCCAGCGGATCATGGGGGAAGACATTCAAATCCTGACCGTCCCAGCCCCCGATTTGTGGCTTGTCCGGGCCGATCCGCACCAGATGGAACAGATCATTTTCAATTTCGCGTCCAACGCCCGTGACGCGATGCCCTACGGCGGCAAGCTCACCCTCGAAACCCAAAACGTCGCCCTAGATGAACAATATGCCGCCCATCACCCGGAGGTTAAGGCCGGGTCTTATGTGATGATGGCGGTCTCCGATAACGGATTGGGAATGGATGCGAAGACCCTCTCGCAAATTTTCGAGCCTTTTTTCACCACGAAGGAGAAAGGAAAGGGGACCGGGCTTGGCCTTTCGATGGTGTATGGAATTGTCAAACAGAGCGGCGGGCACATCGCGGCCTACAGTGAACCGGGAAAGGGAACCAGCTTTAAAATTTATCTCCCCCGGGTGGAGGGGGAGAAACAGGAAACGGCGCCCGTGGGAAAAACGCCGCCCGCCTCCCTTGCCGGTTCGGAGACGGTGATGGTCGTGGAGGACGAGGAAAAATTGCGGAAATTCATCGGTCGGGTCCTTCGGGAAAAAGGGTACACCGTCCTCGAGGCCCCTTCCGGACAGGAGGCCCTCCGGATGAGCGAGTCGTTCCCGAAACCGGTCGCTCTATTGGTCACCGATGTGATTCTTCGGGGGTTAAGCGGCCCGCAGACAGCGGAGCGCCTGATCATCGAGCGGCCCGACATGAAGGTTCTTTATATTTCGGGCTATACCGACAACGCGATTGTTCACCATG